CACTCCATCATTATCATGACGGATGCGGACGTGGATGGCTCGCACATCCGCACGCTGCTGCTGACCTTCCTGTTCCGCCAGATGCGCGAGATTATCGAGCGCGGGCACGTATTCATCGCCATGCCGCCGCTGTACAAGGTTAAGCGCGGTAAGCAGGAACAGTACCTGAAGGACGAGAAGGCCAAGGAAGCCTACCTGACCCAGACCGCGCTGGAAGGCGCACAGTTCTACGTCAACCCGTCGGCGCCGCCGATCGCTGACTCCGCGCTGGAATCACTGGTCAAGGAATACCAGTCCGTCCTGGCGATGATTGACCGTCTGTCCCGTGCCTACCCCGCTCGTGTACTCGAGCAGATGCTGCATAACACCACGCTTAAGCCCGAGGACCTGAACACTCGAGAGGCTGTGGACAAGTGGGTGGCGCGCCTGGGTGCCGGGTTGGACCTGGATACCCGCACGGGCACCAAATACGTGTTCTCGGTGCATGAAGATCCCGAGCGCAAGTTGTTCGTGCCTAAGGTGGACATCTTTGTGCACGGTATTCCACATACCCATGTGTTCAACCACGAGTTCTTCGAGTCCGGCTCCTACGCAGCGATTGCCCGTCTCGGGGAGAAGCTCGACGGACTGGTGGAAGACGGTGCCTATATCCAGCGTGGGGAGCGCAAGCAGCCGGTACTCAGCTTCGAGGGCGGCCTCGACTGGCTGATGAAGGAAGCTCAACGAGGGCTTAATATCCAGCGCTACAAGGGACTGGGTGAGATGAACCCGGAGCAGCTTTGGGAAACCACCATGGACCCGGAAACGCGCCGCATGATGAAGGTCACCATAGAGGATGCCATCGCTGCGGACCAGATTTTCACCACCCTCATGGGTGATGAGGTCGAACCTCGTCGTGACTTTATCCAGACCAACGCGCTGGAAGTCACCAACCTCGACGTCTGATCGTCCGGTTCAAACCAAACCTACGGAATCCTTAACGGGATTCCGGCAAAGAAAAAGCCCGGTCCTCGAAGAGGAACCGGGCTTTTTGCGTCTCGGAGAGCGATGTCTTGGCTACTGGTCTGACGAGTTCTTCTTGGCCTCATGCTGTTCGTGAAGAGCAGGAGACAGCACCTCCTCAAACTTGAAGCCGGTCAGCGACCGAATAGAACGCCAGAGATAGTAAAAGATAGCGAACATCATCAGCATCGAAGGAATGGCGATCATCGGGTAACTGACCAACGTCATTTGCCCCAGCTCCTCATTAAATGCAGGCGTACCGGATGGGCTGGTAACGATCCATTTGGCGATGATGTAGTTCATGATCGAACTGAACAGGAAGGTACCGGCAAAATAGTAGCTGGCCCGCATCAGCCGGGCTTCGAAGATCGTCTCGTTGCCCTTTTCCACCAGTGCGTCGTGGATCTTGTCCACATCCAACACGGTACGGTTATAAAGGAGTGTTCGCACCAGCGGATACTTGGTGCGGGTGGAGATCAAGACCGCCAGACCAATTACCAGCGGGACCGCCGCTTCCTTGATAGCCAGCCATTCCGCGTCCAGTTCCAGCAGGCCAATACCGCCGGTAAGCAGGATACTGATCAAACCCAGCACGGCGATAAAGTTGCGCTTACCAAAGCGTACTAGTTCATAGAGGCCCCAACCCAAAGGGAAGGCCAGAGCAACCACCAGTGCTTTGGCTGACCCCAGATCCTGCTCACCACTGAATTTCATCAGGATGACCGAGGGAATGATGATGCTGATCAGTAGGTCCACCCAGGGGCGTTGCTGTTGCTGGCCATTGGCGGTGGCGGTGTTGTTACCTGAAGTCATAGAGATCCAACCCGAGGATAGAAGAAATAAAGGCGTTGGTACACGAATCGACAACCATTAGATCGACAACGCGGGGGGAGACCACGAAATCGATATCAGAAAGTCTGAAGCAGTATAACGAAGAATGGCCTGTGAGACTGTAGCTTTCAAGCCCGGAAGTGATACTGGAAAAGATCTAGGGTTGGGGATAAGCTATTGAAAAGGCGGGAAAATGGTCGGCGTGGCAGGACTTGAACCTGCGACCCCTTCGTCCCGAACGAAGTGCGCTACCAGACTGCGCCACACGCCGAATTTGCGCCGTATTATACTGATCATGCTGCAGATTGCCAGCCCCGTTAGCGGGCTTTTTCAGCGGCCTCGTTATCGAGGAGATGAGCCACGTAATCCGCCAGGTTATCCCAGACCGAAACCCGTTCAAGGGGATGTTCCTTGAGGTAGAGTTCGGTTTCCTTGCCATTGCCGGTACGAACCAGGGCTGCGGCCCTGCAGCTAGCGGCCAGACCGGCCTCCAGATCCTTGAGGCTGTCCCCCACCATCACCGCATCGCTGAGATCAGCCAGCCCCAGTTGCTGACGTATGTCCTCCAGC
The window above is part of the Marinobacter nanhaiticus D15-8W genome. Proteins encoded here:
- a CDS encoding VC0807 family protein translates to MTSGNNTATANGQQQQRPWVDLLISIIIPSVILMKFSGEQDLGSAKALVVALAFPLGWGLYELVRFGKRNFIAVLGLISILLTGGIGLLELDAEWLAIKEAAVPLVIGLAVLISTRTKYPLVRTLLYNRTVLDVDKIHDALVEKGNETIFEARLMRASYYFAGTFLFSSIMNYIIAKWIVTSPSGTPAFNEELGQMTLVSYPMIAIPSMLMMFAIFYYLWRSIRSLTGFKFEEVLSPALHEQHEAKKNSSDQ